DNA from Bacteroides zoogleoformans:
CAAGCGCAGCAACCACGCCGGCACTTGCTTCGGATATGATTTCAGGCAGTTCCTTCCGCCGGCGGAATACTTCGGCGGCACTGCCCATGGAGTCTATCAAGCGTTTCGCCCCTACATGCCCGATGCCGGGGCAGAGTGTAAGGGCTATGCTGCAAAGCTGTTCTTCGCTGTTCATCGATGGGGTTGTTTCTGCAACAGTCAAGCCTTGGCTGACAAAGACTATTTTTAGTTGTAACAAACACTTATATCTGTCACGATAAGAACCTGTGTCTGTGTCAACCAAGGTTTAAAGGCTTTTATAAACGAGTTTTATTCTCCTTGCAAGTAGGGGGCAAAGAGTGCATCGAAACGGCTGCTGTCGGTCAGGCGGCCATTCACCACACAGACGGTTTCTACCACGCCTTTCAGAGATACCTTGCCGTCGATTGCCCGGAAGATGTCCTGATAGAAGACGTACTTGATGCCCTCTTTCCGCATGTAGAGCTTGCAGACGAACTCGTCACCGCTCTTCAGCGGGGTCTTGAAGGCCATGCTGATGCGCGCCACCACGGGGTCGATGCCCTCTGCGTGCAGTTTGGCGAAGTCGGCGCCTGCCGAAATCAGAAATTCATGACGCGTATGTTCCAGATAGTGCTGGTAGTTGGCATTGTTTACAATGCCTTGAAGGTCGCACTCATAGTCGCGCACCTTCATTTTCAGTTCATATATATACTTTTCCATAACTTCTTTATCGAGGTTCTACTGAACCTTCTTTATCATTGACTCCTCGGCGAGATTACGACGATTTCACTGATTTACAGGTTTTTCATCGGTCATCCCCGCTGCTTCTCCACATCCA
Protein-coding regions in this window:
- a CDS encoding acyl-CoA thioesterase; the encoded protein is MEKYIYELKMKVRDYECDLQGIVNNANYQHYLEHTRHEFLISAGADFAKLHAEGIDPVVARISMAFKTPLKSGDEFVCKLYMRKEGIKYVFYQDIFRAIDGKVSLKGVVETVCVVNGRLTDSSRFDALFAPYLQGE